From a single Actinomyces viscosus genomic region:
- the treY gene encoding malto-oligosyltrehalose synthase yields MTDAVDAAVDSADSAVSVDSAETPAYAPWSGHVPAPERRTPVTTYRLQLGADLTFADAKALVPYLADLGVTDLYLSPILAAAPGSTHGYDVVDHHRVSTVMGGRAQLESLAAEAEAHGMGIVVDIVPNHMAVPTPGWHNLPLWSVLREGPDSPYAAWFDLSLDEPILMPILGKRIGAVLADEELTLEQMVVPGQEDLGEQWVLRYYDHAFPVAQGTESLPMHVLVERQHYRLAYWKVGDEEINYRRFFDVGTLAAVRVEDPDVFAGSHALILELMRAGVISALRVDHPDGLADPGGYLTQLADATDGSWIAAEKILAPSESLPTSWPVAGTTGYDAAWRIDQLQVDPAGAARLGALMQELTGDAPVDYDRIVEEAKREVITGSLAAEVDRLARILDSLTSQDVRLRDHTLRDLRACVVELLVAADQYRVYVVPGTPPSPETAAILHADAERARQRLEPDQGETLDLVVEILLGEPVGSEGLSESPERAEAVIRFQQVCGAVTAKGVEDTAFYRWTHLTSLTEVGGNPAGFALSADEAHAWADRVQNTWPDTMVTSTTHDTKRGEDVRARLDVLASYADEWSDLVHRLRAMTAQARPLDLDGRSENLLWQTLWGTWAADSDDPMTPERLSAYLIKASREQKVWTTWTAPDLAREQALTDYATHLLTNEEVTRELEAFETLTARAVRTTILANKALALTWMGVSDIYQGSETTRTSLVDPDNRRPVDYSGPNGLISTLERLDSGATPRDLDEDKLLLTSRLARLRASRPHTFVGPRSGYRTIPVTTSFAFAYARLLDEVPDVVVIVRRLSKRLEQLGGWREESVVLPEGTWEHVLHGGTVEGGHQPLAEVVGDAPVVVLAKVASQSSPPDTDQSAQPAEEVAP; encoded by the coding sequence ATGACCGACGCAGTGGACGCAGCAGTGGATTCAGCGGACTCGGCTGTTTCCGTGGACTCGGCGGAGACACCCGCCTACGCCCCCTGGTCGGGGCACGTGCCGGCGCCCGAGCGACGCACACCTGTGACCACCTACCGTCTCCAGCTGGGAGCGGACCTCACCTTCGCCGACGCCAAGGCCCTGGTCCCCTACCTGGCCGACCTCGGGGTCACCGACCTCTACCTCTCCCCGATCCTGGCCGCTGCGCCGGGCTCCACCCACGGGTACGACGTCGTCGACCACCACCGGGTCTCCACCGTCATGGGCGGGCGAGCCCAGCTGGAGTCACTGGCCGCCGAGGCCGAGGCCCATGGAATGGGCATCGTGGTGGACATCGTTCCCAACCACATGGCGGTACCGACCCCCGGCTGGCACAACCTTCCCCTGTGGTCGGTGCTGCGGGAGGGACCCGACTCGCCCTACGCCGCCTGGTTCGACCTCTCCCTGGACGAGCCCATCCTCATGCCGATCCTGGGCAAGCGCATCGGCGCCGTCCTGGCCGACGAGGAGCTCACCCTGGAGCAGATGGTGGTCCCCGGGCAGGAGGACCTGGGCGAGCAGTGGGTGCTGCGCTACTACGACCACGCCTTCCCCGTCGCCCAGGGCACCGAGTCCCTGCCGATGCACGTGCTGGTCGAGCGTCAGCACTACCGCCTGGCCTACTGGAAGGTCGGCGACGAGGAGATCAACTACCGGCGGTTCTTCGACGTCGGCACCTTGGCCGCGGTCCGCGTCGAGGATCCTGACGTCTTCGCCGGCAGCCACGCTCTCATCCTGGAGCTCATGCGAGCCGGGGTCATCAGCGCCCTGCGCGTCGACCATCCCGACGGCCTGGCCGACCCCGGCGGCTACCTCACCCAGCTGGCCGACGCCACCGACGGATCGTGGATCGCCGCTGAGAAGATCCTGGCCCCCAGCGAGTCCCTGCCCACCTCCTGGCCGGTGGCCGGAACCACCGGCTACGACGCCGCGTGGAGGATCGACCAGCTCCAGGTCGACCCCGCCGGCGCCGCCCGCCTGGGCGCCCTCATGCAGGAGCTCACCGGTGACGCACCGGTGGACTACGACCGCATCGTCGAGGAGGCCAAGCGGGAGGTCATCACCGGGTCGCTGGCCGCGGAGGTGGACCGCCTGGCCCGCATCCTGGACTCCCTGACCTCCCAGGACGTCCGCCTGCGCGACCACACGCTGCGCGACCTGCGGGCCTGCGTCGTCGAGCTGCTCGTGGCCGCGGACCAGTACCGGGTCTACGTCGTCCCGGGCACACCGCCCAGCCCGGAGACGGCCGCCATCCTGCACGCCGACGCCGAGCGCGCCCGTCAGCGCCTTGAGCCGGACCAGGGCGAGACCCTTGACCTCGTGGTCGAGATCCTCCTGGGAGAGCCGGTCGGGTCCGAGGGCCTGTCGGAGTCCCCGGAGCGCGCCGAGGCCGTCATCCGCTTCCAGCAGGTGTGCGGAGCCGTCACCGCCAAGGGCGTGGAGGACACCGCCTTCTACCGCTGGACCCACCTGACCAGTCTCACCGAGGTCGGCGGCAACCCCGCCGGCTTCGCACTGAGCGCCGACGAGGCCCACGCCTGGGCCGACCGGGTCCAGAACACCTGGCCCGACACCATGGTCACCTCCACGACCCACGACACCAAGCGCGGCGAGGACGTGCGCGCCCGACTCGACGTCCTGGCCTCCTACGCCGACGAGTGGAGCGACCTCGTCCACCGTCTGCGCGCCATGACCGCCCAGGCCCGCCCCCTGGACCTCGACGGACGCAGCGAGAACCTCCTGTGGCAGACCCTGTGGGGCACCTGGGCCGCAGACAGTGACGACCCCATGACCCCCGAGCGGCTGAGCGCCTACCTCATCAAGGCCTCCCGGGAGCAGAAGGTCTGGACCACCTGGACCGCCCCGGACCTGGCCCGTGAGCAGGCCCTGACGGACTACGCGACCCACCTGCTCACCAACGAGGAGGTCACCCGCGAGCTCGAGGCCTTCGAGACCCTGACGGCCAGGGCCGTACGCACCACCATTCTCGCCAACAAGGCGCTGGCGCTGACCTGGATGGGCGTGAGCGACATCTACCAGGGCAGCGAGACCACCCGCACCTCCCTGGTGGACCCCGACAACCGCCGCCCGGTCGACTACAGCGGGCCCAACGGCCTGATCAGCACCCTGGAGCGCCTCGACTCCGGCGCCACCCCGCGCGACCTCGACGAGGACAAGCTTCTCCTCACCTCCCGCCTGGCGCGTCTGCGCGCCTCACGCCCCCACACCTTCGTCGGCCCCCGGTCGGGCTACCGGACGATCCCGGTGACCACCTCCTTCGCCTTCGCCTACGCCCGCCTGCTCGACGAGGTCCCCGACGTCGTCGTCATCGTCAGGCGACTGTCCAAACGTCTCGAGCAGCTGGGCGGGTGGCGCGAGGAGAGCGTCGTCCTGCCCGAGGGCACCTGGGAGCACGTCCTGCACGGCGGGACGGTGGAGGGCGGCCACCAGCCTCTGGCCGAGGTGGTCGGGGACGCACCAGTCGTCGTCCTGGCCAAGGTCGCCTCGCAGAGCTCCCCGCCCGACACCGACCAGTCCGCCCAGCCCGCCGAGGAGGTCGCCCCATGA
- the glgX gene encoding glycogen debranching protein GlgX: MTTPTTPMPQATQESQEAPQRQTWPGHPYPLGATYDGSGTNFALYSSAASGVDLCLFDDEGNEEKVALKEVDGDVWHAYLPGISPGQKYGYRVAGPYDPASGDRCDPSKLLLDPYAKAISGEVTPSQTLYSYSFDNPEVRNEEDSAGHTMRSVVINPYFDWGHDRPPGHEYHETIIYEAHVKGMTQLHPLVPENLRGTYAGLAQPAVIEHLKSLGVTAIELMPVHQFVNDTHLQEKGLSNYWGYNTIGFFAPHNTYAAYGAEGEQVQEFKSMVKAFHEAGIEVILDVVYNHTAEGNHLGPTLSFRGIDNSSYYRLVDGSPTHYFDTTGTGNSLLMRSPAVLQLIMDSLRYWVTEMHVDGFRFDLASTLARQFHEVDKLSAFFDIIHQDPVLSQVKLIAEPWDVGDGGYNVGGFPALWSEWNGKYRDTVRDFWRGEPSTLGEFASRITGSSDLYQHAGRTPVASINFVTAHDGFTMHDLVSYNEKHNEANLEGNADGDNNNRSWNCGAEGPTEDPAVNELRHRQTRNFLATVLFSQGVPMICHGDELGRTQGGNNNAYCQDNEISWIDWDLDEQDNDLLEFTRTMMWLRRDHPVLRRRRFFTGDAGHGGESELGEIEWLTPSGESMTDQDWTTWYARAMMVFLNGEAIAEPDERGQRIVDNSFLVLINASDEDITFTLPGEGYSPTWKVALDTAPAVDGDSDPVLAADDTVTVEARSMLFLMDAPESDATTERHQR, encoded by the coding sequence ATGACCACGCCGACGACACCGATGCCTCAGGCCACTCAGGAATCTCAGGAAGCCCCGCAGCGCCAGACCTGGCCGGGACACCCCTACCCGCTCGGGGCGACCTACGACGGCTCGGGAACCAACTTCGCCCTCTACTCCTCGGCGGCCAGCGGCGTCGACCTGTGCCTGTTCGACGACGAGGGCAACGAGGAGAAGGTGGCCCTCAAGGAGGTCGACGGCGACGTCTGGCACGCCTACCTTCCCGGAATCTCGCCGGGGCAGAAGTACGGCTATCGGGTGGCCGGCCCCTACGACCCGGCCTCCGGCGACCGCTGTGACCCCTCCAAGCTGCTGCTGGACCCGTACGCCAAGGCGATCTCCGGCGAGGTCACGCCCTCTCAGACCCTGTACTCCTACTCCTTCGACAACCCGGAGGTGCGCAACGAGGAGGACTCGGCCGGGCACACCATGCGCTCAGTGGTCATCAACCCCTACTTCGACTGGGGCCATGACCGTCCCCCGGGTCACGAGTACCACGAGACCATCATCTACGAGGCCCACGTCAAGGGCATGACCCAGCTGCACCCGCTGGTTCCCGAGAACCTGCGGGGCACCTACGCCGGCCTGGCCCAGCCCGCCGTCATCGAGCACCTCAAGAGCCTGGGCGTCACCGCCATCGAGCTCATGCCGGTCCACCAGTTCGTCAACGACACCCACCTGCAGGAGAAGGGGCTGTCGAACTACTGGGGCTACAACACGATCGGTTTCTTCGCGCCGCACAACACCTACGCCGCCTACGGGGCCGAGGGCGAGCAGGTCCAGGAGTTCAAGTCCATGGTCAAGGCCTTCCACGAGGCGGGCATCGAGGTCATCCTGGACGTCGTCTACAACCACACGGCCGAGGGCAACCACCTGGGCCCCACCCTGTCCTTCCGCGGCATCGACAACAGCTCCTACTACCGGCTCGTCGACGGCTCCCCGACCCACTACTTCGACACCACCGGCACCGGCAACTCGCTGCTCATGCGCTCGCCGGCCGTCCTTCAGCTCATCATGGACTCGCTGCGGTACTGGGTCACCGAGATGCACGTGGACGGGTTCCGTTTCGACCTGGCCTCGACCCTGGCCCGCCAGTTCCACGAGGTCGACAAGCTCAGCGCCTTCTTCGACATCATCCACCAGGACCCGGTGCTCTCCCAGGTCAAGCTCATCGCCGAGCCGTGGGACGTGGGCGACGGCGGCTACAACGTGGGCGGCTTCCCCGCCCTGTGGAGTGAGTGGAACGGGAAGTACCGCGACACCGTGCGCGACTTCTGGCGCGGAGAGCCCTCCACGCTGGGCGAGTTCGCCTCCCGCATCACCGGCTCCTCCGACCTCTACCAGCACGCCGGGCGCACCCCGGTGGCCAGCATCAACTTCGTCACCGCCCACGACGGCTTCACGATGCACGACCTGGTCTCCTACAACGAGAAGCACAACGAGGCCAACCTCGAGGGCAACGCCGACGGCGACAACAACAACCGCTCCTGGAACTGCGGTGCCGAGGGCCCCACCGAGGACCCGGCGGTCAACGAGCTGCGTCATCGTCAGACCCGCAACTTCCTGGCCACGGTCCTGTTCAGCCAGGGCGTCCCCATGATCTGTCATGGCGACGAGCTGGGACGGACCCAGGGAGGGAACAACAACGCCTACTGCCAGGACAACGAGATCTCCTGGATCGACTGGGACCTCGATGAGCAGGACAACGACCTGCTGGAGTTCACCCGCACCATGATGTGGCTGCGCCGGGACCACCCGGTGCTGCGGCGTCGGCGCTTCTTCACCGGCGACGCCGGCCACGGCGGCGAGAGCGAGCTCGGCGAGATCGAGTGGCTCACTCCGTCCGGGGAGTCGATGACGGATCAGGACTGGACCACCTGGTACGCCCGCGCCATGATGGTCTTCCTCAACGGGGAGGCGATCGCCGAGCCCGATGAGCGGGGCCAGAGGATCGTGGACAACTCCTTCCTCGTACTCATCAACGCCTCGGACGAGGACATCACCTTCACCCTCCCGGGCGAGGGCTACTCCCCCACCTGGAAGGTCGCCCTGGACACGGCTCCCGCGGTCGACGGGGACTCCGACCCGGTGCTGGCCGCGGACGACACCGTCACGGTGGAGGCCCGCTCGATGCTCTTCCTCATGGACGCCCCCGAGTCCGACGCCACCACGGAGAGGCACCAGCGCTAG